A genome region from Littorina saxatilis isolate snail1 linkage group LG16, US_GU_Lsax_2.0, whole genome shotgun sequence includes the following:
- the LOC138950946 gene encoding uncharacterized protein: protein MAARHLKLLAFFVLFFLLIYAILRTLSAYHVTILDHHPTRGRKQGARWDIRHELYVITGVMTQLSVTRSSSDASGGTVSPGAGGNDVGKTRHDGPVYTPSHWPGWRLDGHRAMDTAESEATDDPTSDDITTTSRLPIDYDNLDTPSTQTSEILGSRSLEQYADLNTKDDDWFSERALDMSSSHRAWDAEVNNALTGEASFRVVTETQRTMAADTHPKTVWAPSNSEGGPASPHTQRALAGSQELLHLFHKSLREEHGHVQATDPAPRYLVYLCQEDGQHCGGWADRQRGMLSVFLLARVIRRKFKVDMRIPCNLTNFLQPAGEEDWWGREEEGAESDSFTVINDIRRSVLARQLLNGTDLNVRYPQRVLYVETTRDLAPAMQHSPRYAPLLPAWARHASQAARFRLGWSLLASPSPSITRRLHAIFSQLNITAVNSQHQGQHVNLPQSGHIPRTVTQTRTVDVTQTRTVDVTQTRTVDVSSKLSEDSHDTRTSAVQMRTNSRGSAEGNDSDSGQLTPPGHSLVCAHLRMGRNPSMPDDTNIRNHPDAVQATFTFLQQFMKGNNSYVFIATDDQGVRVAARRVFGRRLVDHGGPIVHIDRQGEIIHACAGFETAILDQFVLSQCDVLVMSRSGFSRHAAYLRHRQDGLFFLHHGVITPYTLQ, encoded by the coding sequence ATGGCGGCGCGACATCTCAAGCTGCTGGCCTTCTTCGTCCTCTTCTTCCTGCTGATCTACGCCATTCTGCGCACCCTGTCCGCGTACCACGTCACGATCCTCGATCACCACCCAACACGGGGCCGGAAGCAAGGGGCGAGGTGGGACATACGTCATGAGCTCTACGTCATCACTGGCGTCATGACGCAATTATCGGTAACCAGAAGTAGCAGTGACGCCAGTGGGGGCACGGTCAGTCCTGGAGCTGGTGGTAATGACGTGGGCAAAACGCGTCACGATGGACCTGTCTACACCCCCTCTCACTGGCCAGGCTGGCGACTCGATGGCCATAGGGCGATGGACACTGCGGAGAGTGAAGCCACTGATGACCCCACCAGTGACGACATCACCACGACTAGCCGTCTTCCTATAGACTATGACAACCTTGACACACCTTCCACGCAAACCAGCGAAATACTTGGCAGTCGTTCCCTTGAGCAGTACGCAGACTTAAACACCAAAGACGATGACTGGTTTAGTGAACGAGCCCTGGACATGTCCTCGTCACATCGTGCATGGGATGCTGAAGTCAACAATGCTTTGACTGGTGAGGCATCTTTTCGCGTGGTGACTGAGACACAGAGAACGATGGCTGCAGACACCCATCCTAAAACAGTGTGGGCACCCAGCAACAGCGAGGGAGGACCAGCCTCGCCCCACACACAGCGGGCCCTCGCCGGCAGCCAGGAGCTGCTCCACTTATTCCACAAGTCCTTGCGGGAAGAGCACGGCCACGTCCAGGCTACAGACCCCGCCCCTCGCTACCTGGTGTACCTGTGTCAGGAGGACGGCCAGCACTGCGGGGGGTGGGCCGACAGACAGAGGGGCATGCTGTCCGTATTCCTCCTGGCACGCGTCATCAGGCGCAAGTTCAAGGTCGACATGCGCATTCCCTGCAACCTCACCAACTTCCTGCAGCCGGCAGGGGAGGAGGActggtgggggagggaggaggagggcGCCGAAAGTGACAGCTTCACCGTCATCAACGACATACGACGTTCCGTGCTGGCCCGCCAGCTGCTGAACGGCACGGACCTGAACGTGCGCTACCCTCAGCGCGTGCTGTACGTGGAGACCACGCGCGACCTGGCGCCCGCCATGCAGCACAGTCCCCGCTACGCCCCGCTGCTCCCCGCCTGGGCCCGTCACGCCTCACAGGCCGCGCGCTTCAGGCTGGGCTGGTCCCTCCtcgcctccccctccccctccatcaCACGCCGGCTGCACGCCATCTTCTCTCAGCTCAACATCACCGCCGTCAACAGCCAGCACCAGGGGCAACACGTCAACTTGCCGCAGTCTGGACACATCCCCCGCACCgtgacacagacacgcacggtAGACgtgacacagacacgcacggtAGACgtgacacagacacgcacggtAGACGTGAGCAGCAAACTGAGTGAAGACAGTCACGACACTCGCACCAGTGCCGTGCAGATGAGGACCAACAGCAGGGGGTCAGCAGAAGGCAACGATTCAGACAGTGGTCAGCTGACACCCCCCGGCCACTCCCTGGTGTGCGCACACCTCCGCATGGGCCGCAACCCCAGCATGCCTGATGACACCAACATCCGGAACCACCCTGACGCCGTGCAGGCGACCTTTACCTTCCTGCAGCAATTCATGAAGGGAAACAACTCTTACGTCTTCATCGCCACTGACGACCAGGGTGTAAGAGTAGCGGCCCGTCGCGTGTTCGGCAGGCGGCTGGTGGACCATGGGGGGCCCATCGTGCACATTGACCGCCAGGGGGAGATCATCCACGCATGTGCC